One window from the genome of Jeotgalibaca sp. MA1X17-3 encodes:
- the hisS gene encoding histidine--tRNA ligase yields the protein MIQRPKGTSDTFLQEMETWQYIEETARILMNDYQFSEIRTPMFESYDLFSRSVGDTSDIVSKEMYDFFDKGKRHIALKPEGTAPIVRAYVENKLYGPEYPKPLKVYYLSPMFRYERPQGGRSRQFHQLGIEVLGSSNPAVDVEAMALAMDLLKEIGIQDIKLVMNCLGKKEDRLQFREALISYLEPFYEELSEDSKTRLHVNPLRVLDSKNKRDKEIVANAPSILDYLSEESKEHFDTVKMMLNELGISFEIDSKMVRGLDYYQDTIFEIVTNSPAFGAETTICGGGRYDGMVEEFGGPQTPGFGFGLGLERLVLLMNKQNVEIPKLNELDVFVVGLGKETNLETLKLVQAIRGAGFSADRDYMDRKAKTQFRNASRLEAKIVLTVGEEELEKKVVKLKVMKTGKEIEVSFSDIQNDFEKIFNKETADMTAYNEFFGKE from the coding sequence ATGATTCAACGGCCAAAAGGTACGTCAGATACATTTCTTCAAGAGATGGAAACCTGGCAGTATATCGAAGAAACAGCAAGAATTTTAATGAATGATTATCAGTTTTCTGAAATACGTACTCCTATGTTTGAAAGTTATGATTTATTTTCAAGAAGTGTAGGGGATACCAGTGATATTGTTTCAAAAGAGATGTATGACTTTTTCGATAAAGGGAAACGCCATATTGCTTTGAAACCGGAAGGAACGGCACCAATTGTGCGTGCGTATGTAGAAAATAAACTATATGGCCCAGAATACCCTAAACCACTAAAAGTTTATTACCTAAGTCCTATGTTCCGTTATGAAAGACCTCAGGGTGGTCGTAGCCGTCAATTCCATCAATTAGGGATAGAAGTATTGGGAAGTAGTAATCCAGCTGTAGATGTAGAAGCAATGGCTTTAGCTATGGACCTATTAAAAGAAATTGGTATACAAGATATTAAGCTTGTTATGAATTGTTTGGGTAAAAAAGAAGATCGGTTACAATTTAGAGAAGCATTGATTTCTTATTTAGAACCATTTTATGAAGAGTTAAGTGAGGATTCAAAGACTCGTTTACATGTAAATCCATTGCGTGTACTGGATAGCAAAAATAAACGTGACAAAGAAATTGTTGCAAATGCACCAAGTATCCTGGATTATCTTTCCGAAGAGTCAAAAGAACATTTTGATACCGTGAAAATGATGTTAAATGAATTAGGGATTTCTTTTGAGATTGATAGCAAGATGGTTCGTGGATTAGATTACTATCAAGATACCATTTTTGAGATTGTAACAAACTCTCCTGCTTTTGGTGCAGAAACTACCATCTGTGGCGGAGGAAGATATGATGGAATGGTGGAAGAATTTGGTGGTCCTCAAACTCCAGGGTTTGGTTTTGGATTAGGACTGGAGCGACTTGTTTTATTAATGAATAAACAAAACGTAGAAATTCCTAAATTAAATGAATTGGATGTATTTGTAGTTGGTTTAGGTAAAGAAACCAATTTAGAAACGTTGAAACTCGTACAAGCAATCCGAGGGGCTGGTTTCTCAGCAGATCGAGATTATATGGATCGAAAAGCCAAGACTCAATTCCGGAATGCTTCTCGTTTAGAAGCTAAAATTGTCTTAACCGTTGGTGAAGAAGAACTAGAAAAGAAAGTAGTAAAATTAAAAGTAATGAAAACCGGAAAAGAAATCGAAGTATCTTTTAGTGATATCCAAAATGATTTTGAAAAGATATTTAATAAAGAAACAGCCGATATGACAGCTTATAATGAGTTTTTCGGGAAAGAATAA
- the aspS gene encoding aspartate--tRNA ligase — MEKRTEYCGEITEDYVGKEVVVKGWVNRRRDLGGLIFIHLRDREGIVQIVFNQSNDDELFKLAETVRNEYVLEIKGMVVKRQEDQVNPNVSTGTIEIEVTQAKVLAAAKTPPFYIDEDESVSDELRMKYRFIDLRKERMLNNLKLRHQTTKSIRNFLDNHDFMDVETPYLTKSTPEGARDYVVPSRIHAGSFYALPQSPQLFKQLLMGAGIDRYYQIVRCFRDEDLRGDRQPEFTQVDLETSFLSAEEIQEITEKMLVKVMKDTLQIDIPSPFPRMSYSEAMNRFGSDKPDTRFGLELIDLEAFAEKTEFKVFKQALKSGGQVKGLNLKGKADNYSRKDMDALTEFVKKYGAKGLAWVKVTEDGLNGAVAKFFADDRALLLEAMDAQPGDLLMFVADKKEVVAQSLGELRLKFGRKFDMIDQNQFNFLWVVDWPLLEYDEDEKRFTAMHHPFTRPNDEDIEMLETNPEQVHAQAYDIVLNGYEIGGGSLRIHTREVQEKMFAALGFTPEDAEKEFGFLMEAFDFGFPPHGGIALGLDRLVMLLAKENNIREVIAFPKNGKAYDTMTNAPNDISDRQLQELNLKLTIEE, encoded by the coding sequence TTGGAAAAAAGGACAGAGTACTGTGGAGAAATCACAGAGGATTATGTAGGTAAAGAAGTTGTAGTAAAAGGGTGGGTAAACCGTCGAAGAGATTTAGGTGGCCTCATTTTTATTCATTTACGTGATCGAGAAGGTATTGTTCAGATTGTTTTCAACCAATCCAACGATGATGAGCTCTTCAAATTAGCTGAAACCGTTCGAAATGAGTATGTATTAGAAATTAAAGGCATGGTTGTGAAACGCCAAGAAGACCAAGTAAATCCGAACGTCTCCACGGGCACAATTGAAATTGAAGTAACGCAAGCTAAAGTCTTAGCAGCAGCAAAAACACCTCCATTTTATATTGATGAAGATGAAAGTGTTTCTGACGAGTTGCGAATGAAATATCGGTTCATTGACTTACGTAAGGAAAGAATGTTAAATAATCTAAAACTACGTCATCAAACAACAAAATCAATTCGTAATTTTTTAGACAACCATGATTTTATGGATGTAGAAACTCCTTATCTAACGAAGTCTACTCCAGAAGGGGCTCGAGATTATGTAGTTCCTTCTCGTATCCATGCAGGATCATTTTATGCTCTCCCTCAATCTCCGCAGTTATTTAAGCAACTTTTGATGGGGGCGGGAATTGATCGCTACTATCAAATCGTTCGTTGTTTCCGTGATGAAGACTTGCGTGGAGATCGTCAACCAGAATTTACTCAAGTAGATTTAGAAACAAGTTTTCTTTCTGCTGAAGAAATTCAAGAAATTACTGAAAAAATGCTTGTAAAAGTTATGAAAGATACGTTACAAATTGACATACCAAGTCCTTTCCCAAGAATGTCCTATTCTGAAGCGATGAATCGATTTGGTTCAGATAAACCAGATACTCGATTTGGTTTGGAATTAATTGACCTAGAAGCTTTTGCCGAAAAGACAGAGTTTAAAGTCTTCAAGCAAGCTCTTAAAAGTGGTGGTCAAGTTAAAGGGTTAAACTTAAAAGGAAAAGCAGATAACTATTCTCGTAAAGATATGGATGCGTTAACTGAATTTGTAAAAAAATATGGTGCAAAAGGTTTGGCGTGGGTAAAAGTTACTGAAGATGGTTTAAATGGAGCGGTAGCTAAATTCTTTGCCGATGACCGTGCATTACTATTAGAAGCAATGGACGCACAACCAGGTGATTTATTGATGTTTGTTGCAGATAAGAAAGAGGTTGTTGCTCAATCTTTAGGAGAGTTGCGTCTGAAATTTGGTAGAAAATTTGATATGATTGATCAAAATCAATTCAATTTTCTGTGGGTAGTAGACTGGCCTTTATTGGAATACGATGAAGATGAGAAACGCTTTACGGCTATGCATCATCCATTTACAAGACCTAATGATGAAGACATAGAGATGTTAGAAACGAATCCTGAGCAAGTACATGCACAAGCGTATGACATTGTCTTAAATGGTTATGAAATTGGCGGAGGGTCATTGCGTATCCACACACGTGAGGTACAAGAAAAAATGTTTGCAGCACTAGGTTTTACTCCAGAAGATGCAGAGAAAGAATTTGGTTTCCTAATGGAAGCATTTGATTTTGGATTTCCTCCACATGGTGGAATTGCTTTGGGGCTGGACCGACTAGTTATGTTGTTAGCAAAAGAAAATAATATTCGTGAAGTAATTGCCTTCCCTAAAAATGGAAAAGCTTACGATACGATGACAAATGCTCCTAACGATATTAGTGATAGACAATTACAAGAACTGAATTTGAAATTGACGATTGAAGAGTAA
- a CDS encoding deoxyribonuclease IV, with translation MLKLGSHVSMSGKKMLLGAAEEAHSYGSNVFMIYTGAPQNTRRKSIEEMNIPAGKEFMEANQMVEIVVHAPYIINLGNTTKPEHFGFATQFLHDEIQRSQALGAKQITMHPGAHVGAGPDKAIAQIIKGLNEVLDHNQTAQIALETMAGKGTEIGRNFEELAAIIDGVTHNEKLSITLDTCHTHDAGYAIREDFDSVLEQFDRIIGLDRLKVMHINDSKNEKGAHKDRHANIGEGYIGFDALNFIVHHPQLETLPKILETPFVGEDKKNKKAPYKYEIEMFKNQTYNPQLLEDILSQK, from the coding sequence ATGCTTAAATTAGGTTCACACGTATCGATGTCTGGTAAAAAAATGTTATTGGGAGCAGCTGAGGAAGCTCACTCCTATGGTTCCAATGTTTTCATGATTTATACAGGTGCGCCACAAAATACTAGGCGGAAAAGTATCGAGGAAATGAATATTCCTGCAGGAAAAGAATTTATGGAAGCAAATCAAATGGTGGAGATTGTTGTTCATGCACCGTATATTATTAACTTAGGTAATACGACTAAGCCTGAACACTTTGGATTTGCTACTCAATTTCTTCATGATGAAATTCAACGATCACAGGCGTTAGGTGCTAAACAAATTACCATGCATCCAGGAGCTCATGTTGGAGCAGGTCCAGATAAAGCAATTGCCCAGATCATTAAAGGATTAAACGAGGTTCTGGACCATAATCAAACTGCTCAAATCGCTTTAGAAACGATGGCAGGCAAAGGAACTGAAATCGGTAGAAACTTTGAGGAACTCGCAGCAATTATCGATGGAGTTACTCATAATGAAAAGTTATCGATTACGTTAGATACTTGCCATACTCATGATGCTGGATATGCTATTCGCGAGGATTTTGATAGTGTTTTGGAACAATTTGATAGAATTATTGGATTGGATCGACTCAAAGTAATGCACATTAATGATTCTAAAAATGAAAAGGGTGCTCACAAAGACCGTCATGCTAATATTGGAGAAGGATATATCGGTTTTGATGCCTTGAATTTTATTGTCCATCATCCACAATTAGAGACTTTACCAAAAATTTTAGAAACTCCTTTTGTTGGGGAAGACAAAAAGAATAAAAAAGCTCCCTATAAGTATGAAATAGAGATGTTCAAAAATCAAACGTATAATCCTCAGCTACTAGAAGATATTCTTTCACAAAAATAA
- a CDS encoding pyruvate, water dikinase regulatory protein: protein MESNELHFFVVSDSVGETARKVIQAVLAQFPDLKPVLHHHPFVRKQKDLDKVLIKAKEVNGLIVHTLVVDDLSQRTKDFCAEEGLHNYDILQDLTLDITALTGMNPTKRAGALHRLDDEYFNRISAIEFAVKYDDGKDPKGLLEADLVLLGISRTSKTPLSMFLANKNVKVANLPILPEANIPDELWEVNPKKIVGLTNDMEVLINFRRERMIAYGLSPDTAYSNSARIEDELEFAANLYEKLDCYVINVARRSIEETTEIIMRNVLGTKFDH, encoded by the coding sequence ATGGAATCAAATGAATTACATTTTTTTGTAGTCTCTGACTCTGTTGGAGAAACAGCAAGAAAAGTAATCCAAGCAGTCTTAGCACAATTTCCAGATTTAAAACCAGTTTTGCACCACCATCCATTTGTTCGAAAGCAAAAAGATTTAGATAAAGTATTGATAAAAGCAAAGGAAGTAAACGGATTAATTGTTCATACTCTTGTTGTGGATGATCTAAGTCAACGCACAAAAGATTTTTGTGCAGAAGAAGGTCTTCATAATTATGATATTTTACAAGATCTTACCTTAGATATCACTGCTTTAACCGGAATGAATCCAACGAAACGAGCTGGGGCATTGCACCGCCTAGACGATGAATATTTCAATCGTATTAGTGCGATTGAATTTGCAGTGAAATACGATGATGGGAAAGATCCAAAAGGACTACTAGAAGCTGATTTAGTTTTACTGGGGATTTCTCGTACTTCAAAAACGCCTTTATCCATGTTTTTAGCTAATAAAAATGTAAAGGTGGCTAATTTACCTATTCTTCCGGAAGCGAATATTCCTGATGAGTTATGGGAAGTAAATCCTAAGAAAATTGTTGGTCTTACAAATGATATGGAAGTTTTAATTAATTTCCGTCGTGAAAGAATGATTGCATATGGACTTTCACCGGACACAGCATACTCTAATTCTGCAAGAATAGAAGATGAACTTGAATTTGCTGCAAACTTATATGAAAAGCTTGATTGTTACGTCATTAATGTAGCGCGTCGTTCCATTGAAGAGACAACAGAAATTATTATGCGTAATGTATTAGGAACTAAATTTGACCACTAA
- a CDS encoding Fur family transcriptional regulator, producing the protein MNSAIQEALDKLKQHGFKHTKIRQELIELFADECRYLSAKHVQKKLETKNPSLSFDTIYRNLYSFVDIGILEMTELNNEKLFQITCLHDDHHHHHFICQRCGKTTQLEMCPMDFFEEQLENYRLLSHRFEIFGICDQCLALESE; encoded by the coding sequence ATGAATTCAGCCATTCAGGAAGCTCTAGATAAATTAAAACAACATGGTTTTAAACATACAAAAATAAGACAAGAGCTTATTGAACTTTTTGCGGATGAATGTCGATATCTTTCTGCTAAACATGTTCAAAAAAAATTAGAAACTAAAAATCCGTCCTTGAGTTTTGATACGATTTATAGAAATTTATATTCGTTTGTTGATATTGGCATATTAGAAATGACTGAGTTAAATAATGAAAAATTATTCCAAATTACTTGCCTTCATGATGATCATCATCATCATCACTTCATATGTCAACGATGTGGAAAAACAACTCAACTGGAGATGTGTCCAATGGATTTCTTTGAAGAGCAGTTAGAGAATTACAGATTGCTATCTCATCGCTTTGAAATATTTGGAATTTGTGACCAGTGTCTTGCTTTAGAAAGTGAATAA
- the rpsU gene encoding 30S ribosomal protein S21 yields the protein MSKTTVRKNESLDDALRRFKRDVSKTGTLQEARKREFYEKPSIKRKKKSEAARKRKF from the coding sequence ATGTCAAAGACAACAGTTCGTAAAAACGAATCTCTTGACGACGCTCTTCGTCGCTTTAAACGTGATGTTTCCAAGACGGGTACTCTTCAGGAAGCACGTAAGCGGGAGTTCTATGAAAAACCGAGTATAAAGCGTAAGAAGAAATCAGAAGCTGCTAGAAAACGCAAATTCTAA
- a CDS encoding PhoH family protein produces MEVEDPSVLPQLLGSQDKNIQLLEEALDVIINIRGIHIEIKGTKEHNETVESLLNQLQELISRGIPISQTDIVTAIQMAQRGSTDFFSNLYDEEISKTYTGKVIRAKNIGQKHYYQAVKRNDIVFGIGPAGTGKTFLAVVMAVKALKEGKVQKLIVTRPAVEAGENLGFLPGDLKEKVDPYLRPIYDSLYAVYGMEHTTRLMERGVIEIAPLAYMRGRTLDDAFVILDEAQNTTTAQMKMFLTRLGFGSKMIINGDKTQIDLPKGVRSGLIDAENKLKGISEIAFVSFDAHDVVRHPVVADIIRAYDEKE; encoded by the coding sequence ATGGAGGTAGAAGATCCATCTGTATTACCACAATTATTGGGATCGCAAGATAAGAATATCCAACTATTAGAAGAAGCTTTAGATGTCATTATTAACATCCGAGGCATTCACATTGAAATAAAAGGTACAAAAGAACATAATGAGACAGTCGAATCCTTATTAAACCAACTACAAGAATTAATTAGCCGTGGAATTCCTATTTCTCAAACGGACATTGTGACAGCAATCCAAATGGCTCAACGAGGAAGTACTGATTTTTTCTCTAATTTATATGATGAAGAAATTAGTAAAACCTATACAGGAAAAGTAATTCGAGCAAAAAATATTGGTCAAAAACATTACTATCAAGCAGTAAAGCGAAATGACATCGTATTTGGAATTGGTCCAGCCGGAACCGGTAAAACCTTTTTAGCAGTAGTTATGGCTGTTAAAGCCCTCAAAGAAGGTAAAGTTCAAAAACTTATTGTTACAAGACCAGCCGTAGAAGCTGGAGAAAACTTAGGCTTTTTACCAGGAGATTTAAAAGAAAAAGTAGATCCTTACCTACGTCCAATCTATGATTCCTTATATGCTGTTTATGGAATGGAACATACGACACGTCTGATGGAACGGGGTGTTATAGAAATTGCCCCGTTGGCCTATATGCGAGGGAGAACACTAGATGATGCGTTTGTTATTTTAGATGAAGCACAAAATACAACAACCGCACAGATGAAAATGTTTTTAACCCGTTTAGGATTTGGGTCTAAAATGATTATTAATGGTGACAAAACACAAATTGACTTACCAAAAGGAGTTCGATCGGGTTTAATTGATGCAGAAAATAAACTAAAAGGTATTTCTGAAATTGCTTTTGTTTCATTTGATGCTCATGATGTAGTACGTCATCCTGTTGTTGCTGATATTATTCGTGCGTATGATGAAAAAGAATAA
- the ybeY gene encoding rRNA maturation RNase YbeY encodes MEIDFFDETNVVQTKEKELVIKLLTFASQHLQLQEHAEMSVTIVTNERIQEINSEYRNKNVATDVISFALNDDSEDDFPINLESMGEDFPFNLGDIIISQEKTAEQAILYGHSFERELGFLALHGFLHLNGYDHMNPEDEKEMFDLQKEILDAYGLKRE; translated from the coding sequence ATAGAAATAGATTTTTTTGATGAAACAAATGTAGTACAGACAAAGGAAAAAGAACTAGTTATAAAATTATTAACTTTTGCTTCCCAACATCTCCAACTTCAAGAACATGCAGAAATGTCAGTTACGATTGTAACAAATGAAAGAATTCAAGAGATTAATAGTGAATATAGAAATAAAAATGTCGCAACGGATGTCATTAGTTTTGCTTTAAATGATGATAGTGAAGATGATTTCCCTATCAACCTAGAAAGTATGGGAGAGGATTTCCCATTTAATTTAGGAGATATTATTATCTCACAAGAAAAAACAGCAGAACAAGCAATTTTGTATGGCCATAGCTTTGAAAGAGAACTAGGTTTTCTAGCACTGCATGGCTTCTTACATTTGAATGGATACGATCATATGAATCCTGAAGATGAAAAAGAAATGTTTGATCTGCAGAAAGAGATATTGGATGCCTATGGTCTTAAAAGAGAATAA
- a CDS encoding diacylglycerol kinase family protein — MKHALQGIKTIVTEERNMRKHISFGIFPILLGWFFKVSSMEWIIIITCIFLVIIMEFLNTIFETVVDMVTEYTFHPLAKKAKDIAAGAVLVTGIFTLIVAAIIFLPKFISLYI, encoded by the coding sequence ATTAAACATGCTCTTCAAGGAATCAAAACGATTGTAACGGAAGAACGAAATATGCGAAAACATATTAGTTTTGGAATTTTTCCAATTCTTTTGGGATGGTTCTTTAAGGTTAGCTCTATGGAATGGATTATTATTATTACTTGTATTTTTTTAGTCATTATCATGGAGTTTTTAAATACAATTTTTGAAACAGTAGTTGATATGGTTACGGAATATACTTTCCATCCTCTTGCAAAAAAAGCAAAAGATATCGCTGCAGGTGCTGTTTTAGTAACGGGGATTTTCACCCTCATCGTAGCAGCAATCATATTTTTGCCAAAGTTTATTTCATTATATATCTAA
- the era gene encoding GTPase Era, with protein MNNNKTFKSGFISIIGRPNVGKSTLLNRFVGQKIAIMSDTPQTTRNKIQGVVTTDDSQMVFIDTPGIHKPKHRLNDFMLKSAYSTFGQVDVILFMVNAEEKRGPGDNFIMEKIEKITTPKFLVINKIDKIKPEKILEIITDYTSVHKFDEVIPISATNGNNTDALLTTIKKYLPEGPQYYPADQLTDHPEYFIVSEFIREKVLQLTIEEVPHSVAVVIDSMQRNENDKVHVYATIIVERASQKGIIIGKGGKMLKEIGIRARKDIEAMLGDKIFLELWVKVQKDWRNKQTYLQDYGYRQKDYE; from the coding sequence ATGAACAATAATAAAACATTTAAATCAGGATTTATTTCTATCATTGGACGACCAAATGTTGGGAAATCAACATTATTAAATAGATTTGTAGGACAGAAAATTGCCATTATGAGCGATACTCCTCAAACAACTCGTAACAAAATTCAAGGGGTAGTCACAACAGATGATTCTCAAATGGTCTTTATTGACACTCCTGGAATTCATAAGCCCAAACATCGTTTAAATGATTTTATGCTGAAAAGTGCGTATAGTACATTTGGACAAGTCGATGTTATTTTATTTATGGTTAATGCAGAAGAAAAACGAGGACCTGGAGATAATTTTATCATGGAAAAAATCGAAAAAATTACAACTCCAAAGTTCTTAGTAATCAATAAAATTGATAAAATTAAGCCAGAAAAGATTTTAGAAATTATAACGGACTATACTTCTGTACACAAATTTGATGAAGTTATACCAATTTCTGCAACAAATGGTAACAATACGGATGCTTTGCTAACAACCATAAAAAAATATTTACCAGAAGGTCCTCAATATTATCCAGCAGATCAATTGACCGATCATCCAGAGTATTTTATCGTATCTGAATTTATTCGAGAAAAGGTTCTTCAACTTACAATAGAAGAAGTGCCACATTCTGTAGCAGTAGTAATTGATTCCATGCAGCGAAATGAGAACGATAAGGTTCATGTATATGCCACGATTATTGTTGAAAGAGCTAGCCAAAAAGGAATTATTATTGGAAAAGGCGGTAAAATGCTTAAAGAAATAGGAATACGCGCAAGAAAAGACATTGAAGCCATGCTTGGAGATAAGATTTTCTTAGAGCTTTGGGTTAAAGTCCAAAAAGATTGGCGTAATAAACAAACCTATTTACAAGATTATGGTTACCGACAAAAGGACTATGAATAA
- the recO gene encoding DNA repair protein RecO, translating into MNKKGYAEFSGIVLSIRKHKEKDALIKIFTLEFGKKMFFIRNYNKSNSPMKSALLPFTYASYIGSINENGLSFIQDYKEAETFSAIQKDIYRNAYATYLANLADAAIEDSIPNSHIFQLLLSCYQSISNGFDAEMITNIFEVNMLKYFGVYPELEACRICGSKQEPFDYSAKYSGVLCQNHFSEDPNRLHIAPAAIYFSRMFLKISPDQVSSIKLKPENKEAIRSFIDFFYDEYVGMKLKSKSYIDQMYQWENAFTIPVRSSKNTKEDVIEENEEEV; encoded by the coding sequence ATGAATAAAAAAGGCTATGCCGAGTTTAGTGGTATTGTTTTGTCCATCCGAAAACACAAAGAAAAAGATGCGTTAATTAAAATTTTTACTTTGGAATTTGGGAAAAAAATGTTTTTTATTCGCAACTATAATAAATCCAACAGTCCTATGAAATCTGCCTTGCTTCCTTTTACGTATGCGTCCTATATCGGAAGTATAAATGAAAATGGCCTGTCTTTTATTCAGGACTACAAAGAAGCAGAGACTTTTTCTGCCATTCAAAAAGATATTTACCGCAATGCATATGCTACTTATTTGGCAAATCTAGCAGATGCAGCTATAGAAGATAGTATCCCCAACTCTCATATCTTTCAATTGCTTCTTTCTTGTTATCAATCGATATCAAATGGATTTGATGCAGAGATGATTACTAATATTTTTGAAGTAAATATGCTTAAATATTTTGGAGTCTATCCGGAATTAGAAGCATGTCGAATTTGTGGTTCAAAACAAGAACCTTTTGACTATTCTGCAAAATATTCGGGTGTTTTATGTCAAAATCATTTTTCAGAAGATCCTAATCGATTGCATATTGCTCCTGCAGCAATCTATTTTTCGAGAATGTTTTTAAAAATTTCTCCAGATCAAGTGAGTTCGATTAAATTAAAGCCAGAAAATAAAGAAGCGATCCGTTCGTTTATTGATTTCTTTTATGATGAATATGTTGGAATGAAACTCAAAAGTAAATCCTATATTGATCAAATGTATCAGTGGGAGAATGCCTTTACGATTCCGGTACGTTCTTCTAAAAACACGAAAGAAGATGTTATAGAAGAGAATGAAGAGGAAGTATAA
- the glyQ gene encoding glycine--tRNA ligase subunit alpha: MEEKLTVQKMIQVLQNYWAERGCLLLNSYDVEKGAGTMSPYTFLRAIGPEPWNAAYVEPSRRPADGRYGENPNRLYQHHQFQVVMKPSPKDIQELYLGSLKAIGINPLEHDIRFVEDNWENPSLGCAGLGWEVWLDGMEITQFTYFQQVGGLECNPVTSELTYGIERLASYIQDVESVYDLDWSDGVKYGEIFFQPEYEHSKYSFEESDPELLFNLFEEYTKEANKQIENGLVHPAYDYVLKSSHAFNLLDARGMVSATDRAGFLAIIRNMARKLAKKFVEKRRELGYPLLPKEESERLLKEESK; this comes from the coding sequence ATGGAAGAAAAATTGACTGTTCAAAAAATGATTCAAGTTCTTCAAAATTATTGGGCAGAACGTGGTTGCTTATTACTAAATTCCTATGATGTAGAAAAAGGTGCTGGAACAATGAGTCCCTATACATTTCTACGAGCAATTGGACCAGAGCCTTGGAATGCTGCTTATGTAGAACCATCTCGCCGACCAGCTGATGGAAGATATGGCGAAAATCCAAACCGTTTATATCAACACCATCAATTTCAAGTGGTTATGAAACCATCACCAAAAGATATTCAAGAATTATATTTAGGAAGTTTAAAAGCAATCGGAATTAATCCTCTAGAACATGACATCCGTTTTGTAGAAGATAACTGGGAAAATCCTTCTCTTGGATGTGCAGGATTAGGTTGGGAAGTATGGCTAGATGGTATGGAAATTACACAGTTTACCTACTTTCAACAAGTAGGTGGTCTAGAATGTAATCCTGTAACTAGTGAACTAACTTATGGAATAGAGCGTCTTGCATCTTATATACAAGATGTAGAAAGTGTTTATGACTTAGATTGGTCAGATGGCGTAAAATATGGAGAGATTTTCTTCCAACCAGAGTATGAACATTCTAAATATTCTTTTGAAGAAAGTGATCCTGAATTATTATTTAATTTATTTGAAGAATATACGAAAGAAGCCAATAAACAAATTGAAAATGGATTAGTTCATCCAGCCTATGATTACGTTTTGAAATCTTCTCATGCTTTTAATCTATTAGACGCTCGTGGAATGGTATCTGCTACAGATCGAGCAGGGTTTCTAGCCATCATTCGTAATATGGCACGCAAATTAGCTAAGAAATTTGTAGAAAAGAGAAGAGAATTAGGTTATCCATTACTTCCTAAAGAAGAAAGTGAACGATTGTTGAAGGAGGAATCCAAATGA